The nucleotide window ATTTACAAAAGAGAAACTACTTTGGTTTCAATTGCTGAACCTCAACACTTCCTCCCCAGGCAGGTGTGTGTAAAATGTGTTTACCTACCTTAAGTATCATATTTCATGCATGATGTGTGGGTGTAATTAATAGTTAATCATCAAATAATTCAAGGCCTGTTTAGAAAGCACTCAGAAAATGCACATAGATGGAGAACAAAAAGGTGCTATGAACATTGAATCCATTTCAATATTTCCAATCTGCCTTCCATGTATATTTGCAGTATGCCTCATTTACATTACTTGTTCATTCAATTTCGCTTTATCTACCGTGGACTAAAGCAGCGattttttgtttggaattCTTTGTTTGGCAGGTCATTGGGGGGACGGTTATTGTGATAATGCTTCCCCTTGTAGCACTGACTACACAGTCTGCATCATATGTGTTCACAAATTTCAACGTGGCCCCTGAGAGAACTGGGATATCAAGCAAGCCTTATGCAGTGATTCTATCATTTCTTGTTAGTCAGTATTCATTATATGGATATGATGCTGCAGCGCATCTGACAGAAGAAACCAAAGGTGCAGACAAGAATGGTCCTATTGCTATTCTATCTAGCATTGGTATCATATCAGTGTTTGGGTGGGCATACATCTTGGCCCTTACTTTCAGCATTCAGGTATGACGCAAAGCCTAATTTTAGTGCAATTCTGGTAGAGCGGGCACCTATTTGAGCATCCAAATTACTTTTAAGGCCTCTGCTAATTAGTGTGCAGAGTGCCTTCATTCCTCTGTTTTGAAAGTGCACAAAATGAAGTCAAATGTTAATTTGTCCATagtgaaaaattaatttcacaTGTGTAGTAGACTTCTATAGTTCCATAGTCTGCCGATGCAATGGCAGAAACTAGTAGAGTTTTTAGAGTTTGCACTAACCATTTCAACCCCAAGCAGTGAAAATAATCATTGTATTCTTTATTCTGGCAATCCTTCCCTCAGTCTTTGtgcagtttttctttttctggtatGACAATCTTTCATGGAATTCGATTAAAGCATAAATCGATTGTTGTAAGTGCTTTTTCTAGTTGGAATAGTATTAAACTGATACTTTTTCTGCGACTTTTCACTCAGGATTTTAGCTACCTATATGATCCGACCAATGAGACTGCTGGAACGTTTGTGCCAGCTCAAATACTCTATGATGCTTTTCATGGGAGGTACAATAGTTCGGCTGGAGCAATCATTTTACTGTTCATCATTTGGGGTTCATTCTTCTTTGGCGGGCTTTCAATTACTACTAGTGCTGCCAGAGTGGTAAATAGACTTTTCCTTTTTACTCCTAAAACAGCATTTATACCTTCACTTGCTGAGAACAGCACCTTAATCCTAGATTTACAAAAGTAATCTGTTTGGTCTGGCACCGCCAAAAAAGTTGTTTACGATTTAGGGTATTTTCAGGTATATGCTCTATCAAGAGACAAAGGGATTCCATTTTCATCCGTATGGCAAAAATTGCACCCAAAACACAAAGTTCCTTCCAATGCAGTTTGGCTCTGTGCAGCCATCAGCATTCTCCTTGGACTTCCAATACTGAAAGTTAATGTAGTCTTCACTGCAATAACTTCCATATGCACAATTGGATGGGTAGGAGGATATGCAGTTCCAATCTTTGCAAGAATGGTAATGGCCGAGAAGAACTTCAAACCTGGGCCATTTTATTTGGGGAAAGCAAGAAGGCCAATTTGCTTTGTTGCCTTCCTGTGGATTTGTTATACCTGTTCAGTCTTCCTCCTCCCCACTTACTACCCAATTAGTTGGGATACATTCAATTATGCACCTGTTGCTTTGAGTGTAGGTTTGGGTCTGATAATGCTTTGGTGGGTGTTGGATGCAAGGAAATGGTTCACAGGACCTGTTAGAAACATTGATACTGATAATGGAAAGGTATAAACTTATTCACAAGTTTGAAGTAGTAGGTTCAAAGCTTCCCTTCTATGCGGCTTCTagcattttgttttcttgcatCTATGTCCATTCTTTGCATTCCAAATTTAGAATCAGCAAGCAATCCCCCATTTGTTGCCTAGGGCATTACTTATATAAAGGGCAAATTTATGCTACAGAACAAATGCTTATGTTGCCGACTGTGTATACACAggcacacaaacacacacacaaacatatGAATTATTCCGGAAGAATTCATGCCATAGTTAAATTTAAGAACAAGTTAAGCAAGTCAAGTACAGAGTTAAAAGCAGCAATCTTTAAACATGCATGTCCAGAATGCAAACTAGGGAACTACTTCCCCACCTCAAAGACTTGGAAATTGTGTAGCAGTCCAGAATGGATGTaccgcggatctcaattctgTCAACTCCTCCAACAATTTTTGGTAGCTTGAATTCTTGGCTACAACGTCTTCGGAGACCTCCTTTCTTTCCACCAGTCTAGCTGCGtacatttcaaatttattgatACTATCCCACAGCAAAGCCTGCTTGCTTGCATCACTCTCGCTTCTAGCATGAGCTACACATTCTCTAGCTTCCTCCACCTTGGCCCAAAAGCAGGAATCCTGAGTCAAACCTGCAAATTTGATTCTCTTACTATTTTTCTCCTCATTAACCCTCTTCTCCCTCCACCACCTGTCAAAAATCTCGAACCTCCTCTCTCTTCCATGCTTCAAGTAATGACCCTTGACAAGGTGCATATTAGACCTATAATACTCAGCAATCTCCAGTGGCTCTACCAGGAGTATGTAAAACTGGGAAGCATTTACCCATTTTGCTCGCCTGTGAAAATCGTGAGGCAGCTCATTTTTGTCCAACATTTCAATCACGCCATTCCAAAATGCAGCAAGTTTGTGGCGGTTCATGTTGACTTTGTGACCCCTTTTTGAGGTGCCCCTTTGCTTGAAGGCGTCGTAGTACCCTAGTTTCTCATCAGACTTATCACAGGATCCCTTGTACCATTCTATTTCAGCTCTGTAAGGTGTGATCCTGGAGAGCCGAACAGCTAAATCAGCACACTTGAGGTTTGGTGTACGTCCCAATCGCCTTGCTATCTTTAGGCACTCTTTCGCAGGTTCTGAAGCTGATTCCTGAAATTCATTCGACAAGAGATGAATGGACAGAAAAAAGGTTAAATAAATTGGAGAATGATGGTGAAATGTTAGTACCTGGCCACTTATTCCCAAGGACTGCAATGCCAATGCAACCCCTGCGTCCCAGCTTGACTGAGGAAGCTCCCCTTGCATGAAGCTTCTCTTGTTCAAAAACTGTGAACAAAACTTGCCAACATATTCTCCATACTTGAGATGATCCTCAATACAGCAACTGGGGTTACCAGCAATAAACGTCAAGTACATCATCTTGATGACAGATGCTGCATTGTCCACACAGAGAGCCCCCTCTTGTGAGCAAAACAAGTAGTTCCCAAATGGGCAGTAGGAACTAGTTGCTCTCTCTTCCCCTGCTTCCGATGCCACTTGCAAATGAGCGGCTACAAACAGAAACAGTTCAGCTAAATTTGCTTCGTCTCCAAGCTGCACACCAAGATTTCCGAACTGAGGAGCAGTCCAGTGTTGCATTAAGAGATGCAGTTGGGTGGTGCATGATGCCAACGGAGCAAAGAGTAGCCTCGGCATGATGTCGTACTTGGAAACCACATGGCAAAAGTTGCCACCCCATCTTTCTCGGAGGATTGCTCGGGAAAGGGACTCATTGCCAAGCAATGGTGAACCAAAGGTAATGCAGAGGACTGAATGGGAAGAGGAGACAGATTGGAGGTAGGAGAGGAGCCAAAGAGCACAGAGTGAGGCAGTTGTTCCTCCTATAGAATGGCCTGTGATGACAATGGACTTGCTATTCTTTGTTACTTCCACCATCTGCACCAGCCACCaccatatattaattttttggagCACTAATTAATTGTATCCTACTAATCAATGTTACAATTAGAAAGCTAAATCAAAGTGGACAATTTAATCCATttactttgattttgatgGCAAATCACAAATCTATGTCCAGTTTGATCCCTGTAGTTTCAGTTTTCATGATTCTAGGCATGTGGTTTACTAGTTGTTGCAAGGCCAAGTCACATTTTCGGTTTTTGTGGCTTGGCTTACTTTCCACTTTGATCCCCGTCGTTTCAATTTTGGGAATATTAGGCTTATAGTTTCTTAAGAGTTACCAATCAAGTCCTACAAGTCTGACATtgctaagaaaaataaacagaatTCTTATGTTTTGGGTTGATTGCAAATGTTTTGTGGAGACAAAAGTTCCCTCACATTTTGATTTCATCTATTAGTTTGACGATAGGATTATGAATTAATTGCAAGTCAAATCAAACTACAAGATTGAAATtgccaaaattcaaataaaacctTCGATTAGTCTCACATATGTCATTCATGTGCcaaatttgttaaaaaaatttgacaaaatgaAGTCGTTGTTTTGAAATCGTCACAATTAGTAGGAAATTTTGATGTtgtttcaccaaaaaaataaaaaacagttcGGTTGTATCTGACCCACCAAAATATATTAGTTATTTCAGTAAGTTGTTGTCAACCACAAATTTAATTCAagatatttttatctttttcctattaaatgaacaaaaagaaggTGACGCCGCTAGTGAAGTCAGCAATATCGGAACATAATGTATAATGAActataataattaattcacAACTTATGAGGTAAtcatttttagtattttttttttggttttgttttattttgtttgtggaATCATTTTTAGTATCAATAACGTGGCATTAAATTTTaacattttaatttcaaataacaTGAGTATTATGTATAGATATTCAAAGGTAAAAATGCCTTAATTAGATAGGCTCGTGCACAAGGAAAGATGAATAATATCATAACTGTTATTACAAGGTCTAATTCTGAAGGTGAGAGCAAGAGGTTGAAGAGACCTCAAGTAACACTTGCATCTAAGAGAAACGGTGAATATGAGCCTTGCAAGTATAGTAAGAAAAATGATGTAAGGTCAGATGTAAATGGTAATATGAAAAAGCATCTAGTACTAGGAAATGTGGAGGTGGTTTGTGGAGTACAAAACCATACTACTTCAGAGTATCTTGAAGGTCATTCATTTGCAGGGTGATTTTCTAAAGAACATAATACCTTGTTGGTTGACATATCTAAGAGTTGGGCCCGACATGTCTAAAATTATATGTAGGTGTAAAGAGTgtgtccaaaaataaaattgttggGTTCCATTAAGTCACCCTAATGAAGTCTTTcatttgaacaaaaaataataataaatgttataaataaactaattataaAGTAAATTTTATTAGGGTGTACTAGAACAAGGCTACCTCACCACTAGAATACTCTAAGAGACTCCAGATGTATCTATTGTaagaataaataatttaatttttcttaattttggtcatagaaagaaatataatttatttggtAATTTTTGACGAAAGATTTTGGCAGTGGGAAAGCAATCTAGTCAACACGTCTTCTAAATTTGCTTTTGTTCGTTGGTACGAATTGTTCTTTTTGTCAAATAATGCAACAACCAGGCAAACACGCAGGAAAGCCTCCAACCACAATTCAAGGTTCAAACAATAATTCTAATTCTagctaattaaagtaaattatTTTCTCTCACTAAACAGACCTAATCAACATATAAATGTAACAAAAAATTGCTAGGGAGATATAAGTTAAAGTGATTACATGGAACTTAAAATGAAGTTTTGTTAAAATTGCTTTTAGCTTTTGCTTATTAAAGATTCTTGCTATAAGGGGTTTGTAGCTGAAGTTAACCATTTGAGGTCTTCGGTTCGATTCATCTTCTcttaatattgcttgtatcaaagaaaaaaaatattcttgctaattttgtgttttggtGAACaccaatcattaaaaaaaaaaacatgcttAAACGAGTTCCAATTTATACTTCAAAGACCAAGCAAATCCATGACTTGAAATAGAACTTTTGACGTACACAATTGAAATCAAGTCTGTCTGGTAGTTGGCATGCAGTGAGAATATTTTCATGTGGCACTTAATATCTGGCTAAGATTAACTCTCCTTATCATATGTGTCTTTTGTTGGACTAAAACGCAAGTGTTATATGGTGTATGCTTTCTTGTGTCGATTTCTCTCGTAAAAGTAATTAAGTTACATGAGAAGAGAGATAAGCACAAAAATACGACGGACCGTTGTAGAAATTTTCCCAATTAGAAATATTGAATTGCATCCTGGACCCTGGTTACTATATGCTTAAAagtttgtgtttgtttgtttgtttgtttgttttctaagATAATAATCATAGCCTAAAATATCACTTTTGAATTTGGGTGAAAACATTGGAAATGAGTAGAAAGatttataactttttttaaatatttttgttgtttcttggCCAGCAGCAGCCGATGCACGCAGCCTGCGCGCAGGAGTACAAAAGGGGTTGGAAAACGAGGTTATTTTGAAAAGAGTCGTGGGCAATTTGAAAGAAATTCAGAATATTTAAGCAATATTCAGAAAGCGAAGTTGTTTTTGCTTctgtattttgtttatttatttattaattttgtcaaataaAGAACAAATGAAAGCGAAATACCACCATTACTAAACCTATTGACTTGACTAACTAATTTATGAACAAATACTTGACTTGTATTTGCAGTTAAACCAATCAAAGGCcctttattcaatttttaaatctaattATGATTTCTTATTAGACATTTATCATTGATTATTAGCATATAATATGCAACAATAATGTCCATATTTTGTTCCACTActctacattttttttctcggAATTTCACAAATAGGTTCATTCTAACAttacattttatttataaagataaaaataaaaat belongs to Prunus persica cultivar Lovell chromosome G4, Prunus_persica_NCBIv2, whole genome shotgun sequence and includes:
- the LOC18779279 gene encoding amino-acid permease BAT1 homolog is translated as MVHNQVDTSRIQDMDSGEKRLNELGYKQELRREMTLFKTLAISFSTMTLFTGITPLYGSSLAYAGPASLVWGWVVVSFFTWFVGIAMAEICSSFPTTGSLYFWAAHLAGPKWGPLASWCCAWLESIGLIAGIGTQAYAGSQTLQSIILLCTGTNKDGGYLAPKWLFLCMYIGLTLIWAFLNTFALEVIAFIDIISIWWQVIGGTVIVIMLPLVALTTQSASYVFTNFNVAPERTGISSKPYAVILSFLVSQYSLYGYDAAAHLTEETKGADKNGPIAILSSIGIISVFGWAYILALTFSIQDFSYLYDPTNETAGTFVPAQILYDAFHGRYNSSAGAIILLFIIWGSFFFGGLSITTSAARVVYALSRDKGIPFSSVWQKLHPKHKVPSNAVWLCAAISILLGLPILKVNVVFTAITSICTIGWVGGYAVPIFARMVMAEKNFKPGPFYLGKARRPICFVAFLWICYTCSVFLLPTYYPISWDTFNYAPVALSVGLGLIMLWWVLDARKWFTGPVRNIDTDNGKV
- the LOC18778379 gene encoding lipase-like PAD4 isoform X1 produces the protein MDTEASPFESSEMVASFLASTPLLSEAWKLCSVANTAAAAPYGGFVPHQIGDVCYFAFSSNGIMTSSLSPSPSSSEEEEYSRCSRNLVALGSAGHGLFSPLTNNNGEEEAVMVHAGLLNLFLGCFQAVQNQMVEVTKNSKSIVITGHSIGGTTASLCALWLLSYLQSVSSSHSVLCITFGSPLLGNESLSRAILRERWGGNFCHVVSKYDIMPRLLFAPLASCTTQLHLLMQHWTAPQFGNLGVQLGDEANLAELFLFVAAHLQVASEAGEERATSSYCPFGNYLFCSQEGALCVDNAASVIKMMYLTFIAGNPSCCIEDHLKYGEYVGKFCSQFLNKRSFMQGELPQSSWDAGVALALQSLGISGQESASEPAKECLKIARRLGRTPNLKCADLAVRLSRITPYRAEIEWYKGSCDKSDEKLGYYDAFKQRGTSKRGHKVNMNRHKLAAFWNGVIEMLDKNELPHDFHRRAKWVNASQFYILLVEPLEIAEYYRSNMHLVKGHYLKHGRERRFEIFDRWWREKRVNEEKNSKRIKFAGLTQDSCFWAKVEEARECVAHARSESDASKQALLWDSINKFEMYAARLVERKEVSEDVVAKNSSYQKLLEELTELRSAVHPFWTATQFPSL
- the LOC18778379 gene encoding lipase-like PAD4 isoform X2, which gives rise to MVASFLASTPLLSEAWKLCSVANTAAAAPYGGFVPHQIGDVCYFAFSSNGIMTSSLSPSPSSSEEEEYSRCSRNLVALGSAGHGLFSPLTNNNGEEEAVMVHAGLLNLFLGCFQAVQNQMVEVTKNSKSIVITGHSIGGTTASLCALWLLSYLQSVSSSHSVLCITFGSPLLGNESLSRAILRERWGGNFCHVVSKYDIMPRLLFAPLASCTTQLHLLMQHWTAPQFGNLGVQLGDEANLAELFLFVAAHLQVASEAGEERATSSYCPFGNYLFCSQEGALCVDNAASVIKMMYLTFIAGNPSCCIEDHLKYGEYVGKFCSQFLNKRSFMQGELPQSSWDAGVALALQSLGISGQESASEPAKECLKIARRLGRTPNLKCADLAVRLSRITPYRAEIEWYKGSCDKSDEKLGYYDAFKQRGTSKRGHKVNMNRHKLAAFWNGVIEMLDKNELPHDFHRRAKWVNASQFYILLVEPLEIAEYYRSNMHLVKGHYLKHGRERRFEIFDRWWREKRVNEEKNSKRIKFAGLTQDSCFWAKVEEARECVAHARSESDASKQALLWDSINKFEMYAARLVERKEVSEDVVAKNSSYQKLLEELTELRSAVHPFWTATQFPSL